The Corynebacterium confusum genome has a window encoding:
- a CDS encoding DUF3427 domain-containing protein, whose protein sequence is MSNHPDDSTLPFGYYETPLSARVRDELRQKEAAYPTAGFQIADGASEEVSRRYQAAVSQGIASILEQKLRELTKPADRLALVNRLTSALGAEEAIDSEELLYAIFDTTLASPPQMPEIPFHSSALFTNAPEESNLWTELDREIKTADEVHLLCAFVKNTGVSALTEQFEYLRDKGIPLRVLTSTYCGATDALAVKTLVERYGAQVRVCYEHKSTRLHAKAWLFKRNSGFDTAFIGSSNLSRSALVDGWEWNVRGSSKTTPGVIDKFIKTFDTYWHDPHFVDFQPERDFDKLDKALLLARGGERKNESLEISGLRVEPLSSQRPMLEALESERTEHDRHRNLLVAATGTGKTVVAALDYRNLCEKFGRRPRLLFVAHQKRLLLQAQRTYREVLSDATFGELLVDGQRPGQWDHVFASVQSLKPAILDQLAPDHFDVVVIDEFHHAEAKSYRRILDHFAPQELLGLTATPERADGENVQKFFDYRVAYELRLWDALRMQRLTPMHYYGIADGTDLTGVTWNRRTNAYDMNELSELYVKAGQKRTRFIIQEIEKRVLDMSELKALGFCVSVTHAQFMAQQFTEFGIPAKSIDGNTPTNQREAIIRQLQDGDIKVIFAVDLFNEGVDIPQVNTLLLLRPTQSPVVFIQQLGRGLRLSEGKDSCLILDFMGQQHQNFDFTERYQALTKKRGQNLVKEVEKGFYSMPAGSNVSLDRVSQEQILRSIKKAASSSLKKIKSLVAEIRTTDLSQFLAESGIDISDIYKTRPNQYSWTRFLRETNLLPGDGDETETFLLKRLRTMLHINDQDRANAYLRLLDPDGPDPENLVGDDRAYARMLVLSFWGGQANVTPPEDFAAALRLLRNYPAVRTELGQIMEYAISSARVIPRPTGISLLKSHAEYSLSELIAAMEERPLPKMVSLPREGVRYFPNQNTDLFLVTLKKREDISASTDYHDYPVSPELMRWESQNSTTVKSKTGQRYIHHQELGGSIAMATRYLSSNEVGTASAYTFLGKVDYVSHQGEKPIKFEWALERPMPEKLFVEGRTVA, encoded by the coding sequence GTGAGCAACCACCCCGACGACTCCACGCTGCCCTTCGGCTACTACGAGACTCCCCTCTCCGCCCGGGTGCGCGACGAGCTGCGCCAGAAAGAGGCCGCCTACCCTACCGCCGGCTTCCAGATTGCCGACGGCGCGAGCGAGGAGGTCTCCCGCCGCTATCAGGCGGCGGTCTCCCAGGGCATCGCCAGCATCCTCGAGCAAAAGCTCCGCGAGCTGACCAAGCCGGCCGACCGCTTGGCTTTAGTCAACCGGCTGACCTCGGCCCTGGGCGCCGAGGAGGCCATCGATAGCGAAGAGCTGCTGTACGCCATCTTCGACACCACGCTCGCCAGCCCGCCCCAGATGCCGGAGATCCCTTTCCATTCGAGCGCCCTTTTTACCAACGCGCCCGAGGAATCCAATCTCTGGACCGAACTCGACCGCGAGATCAAGACCGCCGACGAGGTACACCTCCTGTGCGCTTTCGTGAAGAACACCGGTGTCTCCGCGCTTACGGAGCAGTTCGAGTACCTCCGCGATAAGGGCATCCCGCTGCGGGTGTTGACCTCTACGTACTGTGGCGCGACCGACGCCCTGGCGGTCAAGACCCTGGTGGAGCGCTACGGCGCACAGGTGCGCGTGTGCTACGAGCACAAGAGCACTCGCCTGCACGCCAAGGCCTGGCTGTTTAAGCGCAATTCGGGCTTCGATACCGCCTTCATCGGCAGCTCCAACCTCTCCCGGTCCGCTCTGGTAGACGGATGGGAATGGAACGTGCGCGGTTCTAGCAAGACCACACCGGGGGTCATCGACAAGTTCATCAAGACTTTCGATACCTACTGGCACGACCCCCACTTCGTGGATTTCCAGCCCGAGCGCGACTTCGACAAGCTCGATAAGGCCCTACTCCTTGCCCGCGGCGGCGAGCGCAAGAACGAGTCCCTGGAGATCTCCGGCCTACGGGTCGAGCCATTGAGCTCTCAGCGGCCCATGCTCGAGGCGTTGGAATCCGAGCGCACCGAACACGACCGGCACCGCAACCTGCTGGTGGCGGCGACGGGTACCGGCAAGACCGTCGTGGCTGCCCTGGACTACCGCAACCTATGCGAAAAATTCGGCCGCCGGCCGCGACTGCTGTTCGTGGCGCACCAGAAGAGGCTTCTCCTCCAGGCCCAGCGCACGTACCGCGAGGTGCTCTCCGATGCCACCTTCGGCGAGCTCTTGGTCGATGGCCAACGGCCCGGCCAGTGGGACCACGTCTTCGCCAGCGTCCAATCGCTCAAGCCTGCCATCCTTGATCAACTGGCCCCCGATCACTTCGACGTCGTGGTCATTGACGAGTTCCACCACGCCGAGGCGAAAAGCTACCGCCGCATCTTGGACCACTTCGCCCCGCAAGAGCTGTTGGGGCTTACCGCCACGCCGGAGCGCGCGGATGGCGAGAATGTGCAGAAGTTCTTCGATTACCGCGTCGCCTACGAGCTGCGCCTCTGGGACGCCCTGCGCATGCAACGACTGACGCCCATGCATTACTACGGCATCGCCGACGGCACGGATCTGACCGGGGTGACCTGGAACCGCCGGACCAACGCATACGACATGAACGAGCTCAGCGAGCTCTACGTCAAGGCCGGGCAGAAGCGCACGCGGTTTATCATCCAAGAGATCGAAAAACGCGTCCTCGACATGTCCGAGCTCAAGGCGCTGGGCTTTTGCGTGTCCGTCACCCACGCTCAGTTCATGGCCCAGCAGTTCACCGAGTTCGGAATCCCAGCCAAGTCCATCGACGGCAACACCCCGACGAACCAACGCGAAGCGATTATCCGCCAGCTCCAGGACGGGGACATCAAGGTGATTTTCGCCGTCGACCTCTTCAACGAAGGCGTGGACATCCCCCAGGTCAACACGCTGTTGCTGCTGCGCCCCACGCAGTCCCCGGTGGTCTTCATCCAGCAGCTGGGACGCGGCCTACGCCTGTCCGAGGGCAAGGATTCCTGCCTGATCCTCGACTTCATGGGGCAGCAGCACCAAAACTTCGACTTCACGGAGCGCTACCAGGCGCTGACCAAGAAACGCGGACAGAACCTGGTCAAGGAAGTTGAAAAGGGCTTCTATTCCATGCCGGCCGGCTCCAATGTCAGCCTCGACCGGGTGAGCCAAGAGCAGATCCTGCGGAGCATCAAGAAGGCAGCCAGTAGCTCGCTGAAGAAGATTAAGTCTTTGGTCGCGGAGATCCGGACGACCGATTTGTCGCAGTTCCTGGCCGAGTCCGGCATCGATATCAGCGACATTTATAAGACCCGCCCCAACCAGTACTCGTGGACCAGGTTCCTCCGGGAGACCAATCTCCTGCCAGGCGACGGCGATGAAACCGAGACCTTCTTGCTCAAGCGCCTGCGTACCATGCTGCACATCAACGATCAGGATCGCGCGAACGCCTACCTGCGCTTGCTGGATCCGGACGGCCCCGACCCGGAGAACCTGGTAGGCGACGACCGCGCGTATGCACGCATGCTGGTCTTGTCGTTCTGGGGTGGGCAGGCGAACGTCACGCCGCCCGAAGACTTCGCCGCGGCGCTCCGCCTGCTGCGAAACTACCCCGCCGTGCGCACCGAGCTGGGACAAATCATGGAATACGCCATCAGCTCCGCCCGCGTCATCCCGCGGCCAACGGGCATCTCGCTGCTCAAAAGCCACGCCGAGTATTCGTTGTCCGAGCTCATCGCCGCCATGGAAGAGCGCCCACTACCCAAGATGGTCAGCCTCCCGCGCGAGGGCGTGCGCTACTTCCCCAACCAGAACACGGACCTGTTCCTGGTGACCTTAAAGAAACGCGAAGATATCAGCGCCTCGACCGATTACCATGACTATCCGGTCTCCCCGGAGCTCATGCGCTGGGAATCCCAGAACAGCACCACGGTCAAGAGCAAGACCGGGCAGCGTTATATTCACCATCAGGAGCTTGGCGGTTCCATCGCCATGGCGACCCGCTACCTCAGCAGCAACGAGGTGGGCACGGCCTCGGCCTATACCTTCCTAGGCAAGGTCGATTACGTCTCCCACCAGGGCGAAAAGCCTATCAAATTCGAGTGGGCTCTGGAGCGGCCCATGCCGGAAAAGCTCTTCGTCGAAGGCCGCACCGTGGCCTAG
- a CDS encoding (deoxy)nucleoside triphosphate pyrophosphohydrolase: MSVVIRVVGAVFRAEDKILACRKAPGKSLAGYWEFPGGKIEAGESPEEALAREIREELSVTAEVGSQVTTTTHDYDFATIELTTFWCTISAGTPQLSDHDEARWVTAAEVTELPWAPADVPALKLVVDAL; the protein is encoded by the coding sequence ATGAGCGTTGTCATACGAGTTGTGGGCGCGGTCTTCCGCGCCGAGGACAAGATCTTGGCGTGTCGCAAAGCCCCCGGCAAGTCGCTTGCCGGCTACTGGGAGTTCCCGGGCGGCAAGATCGAGGCCGGCGAGTCCCCGGAGGAAGCGCTCGCGCGCGAAATCCGCGAGGAGCTGTCCGTCACCGCCGAGGTGGGCTCGCAAGTGACCACCACAACGCACGATTATGACTTCGCCACCATCGAGCTGACCACGTTCTGGTGCACGATCTCCGCGGGCACCCCGCAGCTGAGCGATCACGACGAGGCCCGCTGGGTCACCGCCGCCGAGGTTACCGAGCTACCCTGGGCGCCGGCCGACGTCCCGGCGCTTAAGCTGGTGGTGGACGCCCTGTGA